A window from Mycoplasma phocoeninasale encodes these proteins:
- a CDS encoding MAG0920 family protein, translating to MDLDSTSEIKSYIFLIVAMLMIIIPSSLFRLGSYFFYHQQEQILLKKGVSDLFLNENIAINNNFFKTFNKKFKFIFIILLILMFSSFLAFLLLTIDLLITKNSYNATFLKYIFAIGGIVLFIVELCYLLRIMSVRKEFKIWEMKNKDLHDASLFENLVTERNDDILKIFLQSYFEMSITITILNNKISLKFKNWREWILKSGRNFDDEFYYFLIFNYKKVSINGKLFSIEDYAYIYQNRNKLFNIDQPQEQSK from the coding sequence ATGGATTTAGATTCAACAAGTGAAATCAAGTCTTATATATTTCTAATTGTAGCTATGTTAATGATAATTATTCCATCTTCTCTTTTTAGACTTGGGTCCTATTTTTTTTACCATCAGCAAGAACAAATTTTATTAAAAAAAGGAGTATCTGATTTATTTTTAAATGAAAATATAGCAATTAATAATAACTTTTTTAAGACCTTTAATAAAAAATTTAAATTTATTTTTATTATATTATTAATACTTATGTTCTCTTCATTTTTAGCATTTTTATTGTTAACTATAGATTTATTAATTACTAAAAATTCTTATAATGCCACATTTCTGAAGTATATTTTTGCCATTGGTGGAATTGTGTTATTTATAGTAGAATTATGCTATTTGCTAAGAATTATGTCAGTAAGAAAAGAGTTTAAAATCTGAGAAATGAAAAACAAAGATCTTCATGATGCTTCTTTATTTGAAAATCTGGTTACTGAAAGAAATGATGATATTTTAAAAATTTTTTTACAGTCTTATTTTGAAATGAGTATAACTATAACAATACTTAATAATAAAATTAGTTTAAAATTTAAAAATTGGAGAGAGTGAATTTTAAAATCAGGACGAAATTTTGATGATGAATTTTATTATTTCTTAATATTCAACTATAAAAAGGTCTCGATCAATGGTAAATTATTCTCAATTGAAGATTATGCTTATATTTACCAAAACCGGAATAAATTATTTAATATAGATCAACCACAAGAGCAGTCGAAATAA